One Glycine max cultivar Williams 82 chromosome 6, Glycine_max_v4.0, whole genome shotgun sequence DNA segment encodes these proteins:
- the LOC100790280 gene encoding 31 kDa ribonucleoprotein, chloroplastic-like — translation MSITSLTMAESCLLSSPSSLFHTKTKPSLFTPPSKPLTLQFSCLNSSVSLSLAAPTHRSPLVTFVAQTSDWAQQEEEQSLAETEAGLESWEPNGEDAGDESFVEPPEEAKLFVGNLPYDVDSQKLAMLFEQAGTVEIAEVIYNRETDQSRGFGFVTMSTVEEAESAVEKFNRYDIDGRLLTVNKASPRGTRPERPPPRRSFESSLSIYVGNLPWDVDNTRLKQIFSKHGNVVNARVVYDRESGRSRGFGFVTMSDETEMNDAVAALDGESLDGRAIKVSVAEDRPRRGSF, via the exons ATGTCTATCACTTCCCTCACCATGGCCGAGTCCTGCCTCCTCTCTTCTCCCTCCTCACTCTTCCACACCAAAACCAAACCCTCTCTCTTTACACCCCCCTCCAAACCCCTCACACTCCAATTTTCATGCCTCAACTCCTCCGTCTCTCTCTCCCTCGCCGCACCAACTCACCGTTCTCCCCTTGTAACTTTCGTGGCCCAAACTTCCGATTGGGCTcaacaagaagaagaacagAGCCTCGCTGAAACCGAAGCGGGCCTGGAAAGTTGGGAGCCCAACGGCGAAGACGCCGGCGATGAGAGCTTCGTCGAACCGCCGGAAGAGGCCAAGCTCTTCGTTGGGAACTTGCCTTACGACGTTGATAGCCAGAAATTGGCCATGCTTTTCGAACAGGCCGGAACCGTTGAAATCGCTGAG gtTATTTATAACAGGGAAACTGACCAGAGTCGCGGGTTTGGGTTTGTGACGATGAGTACTGTTGAAGAAGCTGAAAGCGCTGTGGAGAAATTCAACCGCTAT GATATCGATGGAAGACTGCTGACTGTTAATAAGGCTTCTCCAAGAGGAACTCGGCCCGAACGCCCACCACCTCGTCGTTCCTTTGAGTCTTCCTTATCAATCTATGTTGGTAATTTGCCATGGGATGTTGACAATACCCGGCTGAAGCAAATTTTCAGTAAACACGGTAATGTTGTGAATGCTCGGGTAGTCTATGACAGGGAGTCAGGTCGATCACGTGGCTTTGGCTTTGTCACAATGTCTGATGAGACAGAAATGAATGATGCCGTTGCTGCTCTTGATGGCGAG agttTGGACGGAAGGGCAATTAAGGTGAGTGTTGCTGAGGACAGGCCAAGGCGTGGCTCCTTTTGA